Below is a genomic region from Longimicrobium sp..
CGCGTAACCTCGTTGGCGGCGTGCACGTCCGCGAAGCGCGTCAGGCCGGGGGCCGCCAGGTAGCCGTACGCGGAGTTGACGACCACCTTCATGGCGGACGAGATGGCTTCCTGGGTGTGGCGCTCGGCCGAATCGGGGGGCGCCGCCCGCGCGCTCGTCTTGGCGGCGAGGCGGTGCTCCACCAGCCGGTCGACCAGCGCCAGCAGCGCCCCCAAGTGATCGCGAGCGGGCCCGATGCGGTACGCGCGCATCAGCGACGGGTACAGGCTGGCCACGTCCGCCTTCACCACGCGCCACGCCACGCCGGTGGCGAAGAGGTGCAGCGCCGCGCCCTGGTGTGGGGTGCCGTCCCCGGGGTGGTGCACGGGGAGCGCCGCGCCCGCGCGCAGATACGCGCGCACCAGGAGCGGATCGATCACCCCCGTGGCGGGGCCCGCGTCGGCGAGGCGCTCGTAACGGCGCGGGGCCATGCGGGCCAGGGCGAACGCGGCGCCGCCCAGCAGCCGGGCCAGGGCCGCGACCTCCTCCACGTCGTCGGACGCGTAGCGCCGCACCCGCTCGGCGTCGCGGCGGTAGACGGCGTACACCTGGCTCCCGGGCACGTACTCCCGCTCCGGCGCCGCCACGCCGAAGTGCCGCGCGACCGCCTTGAGGCCGTGCCCCGGCAGCTCGCGCGCGCTGAAGTCGTAGCGGATCACCGCGTCCATCGTGTCGATCAGCTCGCGCCCGGGGGCCAGGAGCCGCACCCGCCGCCCCTCGTCGCCGCGCGCGGTGCCGCGGCGGGCGGCGCGCTCGCGCAGGCCCACGCCGGCCAGGCGCCCCAGCGGGAGCGGCACCCCCAATCGGCGGGCCCGCTCGGCCACGAACGGCAGGTCGAAGCCGTGCAGGTTGTGGTTCTCGATCACGTCCGGATCGGCCGCGCGCACCGCCGCAACCAGCCGCCGGATCAGCTCCGCCTCGGCATCGTCGCCGCGGCCGTCCGCCTCCAGCACGTGCGTCTCGCCCGCCGGATCGCGCACGGCGACCATGAAGATGCGGTCGCGCGTGGCATCCAGCCCCGTCGTCTCCAGGTCGAACTGCAGACGGTGCAGGTCGTCGAAGGCGAGGCCGCGAAAGTACGTTCGCCCGGTGGCCACCAGGTACTGCTCCTCTGGCGGCAGCGCGAGCACATGGTCGGCGCCCAGCGCGCGCAGGTGCTCCACGGGCCGGTCCAGGCGGCGGGAGGCTCCGTGCAGCACCGCCCTGGCCAGCTCCGCGCCGCTCCGTGCGGATACCAGGACGCGCAGCTCGCCCGGCCCCTCCATCTCGCGGTACCAGACGCGCGCGTCCGGCGTCCCCTCACGCCCGAGCCGCGGGCCGAGGTGGCGCAGGTCGTCCAGCGCGTCGAGAAGAATCCAGGGCCGGAACCGCTCCTCCTCCTGCACCAGCGCACCCGTTTCTTTGACCCGCCGCCACACGAACGCGCGCCCGTTCGCATCCGCCCACACGGAGACGATGCCGGGCGTGGTATCCCAGCCCCACAGCCACTCGTCTTCGCGGGTGGTGCTCATGGCGTTTATCACGAATTCGCGAGCATCCGAATGGCCTCACGCGAAGGCGCAAAGGCGCAAAGAAAGGGCTTTCGTTTCTTTCCTTGGCGTCTCCGCGCCTTTGCGTGACATCCTGTTCCTTGCGTTGAAGGTAAGGCGATGGCGTGCGTTGCGGGAGCGGCCGCGGGGCAGCGCTGTTGACCTGCTTTGTATTGTAGAGTACTTTGATTACAAGCTGTGACTGATCCTCAAGAAACGGAGCGCGCGGTGCGCGATCGTAGCAAGCGACGCTGGCCGGTGATCCTGATCGGAGTCGTAGCCATCCTCGCCGGGTTCCTCGTCGCGCAGTGGAAGGCGAGCTCCGATAAAGGCGGGCAGAAGTACGCGAAGCCGTTCCGGATCGCGGGCAACTTCTAC
It encodes:
- a CDS encoding ribonuclease H-like domain-containing protein, giving the protein MSTTREDEWLWGWDTTPGIVSVWADANGRAFVWRRVKETGALVQEEERFRPWILLDALDDLRHLGPRLGREGTPDARVWYREMEGPGELRVLVSARSGAELARAVLHGASRRLDRPVEHLRALGADHVLALPPEEQYLVATGRTYFRGLAFDDLHRLQFDLETTGLDATRDRIFMVAVRDPAGETHVLEADGRGDDAEAELIRRLVAAVRAADPDVIENHNLHGFDLPFVAERARRLGVPLPLGRLAGVGLRERAARRGTARGDEGRRVRLLAPGRELIDTMDAVIRYDFSARELPGHGLKAVARHFGVAAPEREYVPGSQVYAVYRRDAERVRRYASDDVEEVAALARLLGGAAFALARMAPRRYERLADAGPATGVIDPLLVRAYLRAGAALPVHHPGDGTPHQGAALHLFATGVAWRVVKADVASLYPSLMRAYRIGPARDHLGALLALVDRLVEHRLAAKTSARAAPPDSAERHTQEAISSAMKVVVNSAYGYLAAPGLTRFADVHAANEVTRRGRDTLALMCRELAARGVTLLEADTDGVYFAVPEGWSEADERRVVAEVGALLPPLVQLEFEGRYAAMLSHEPKNYALLGYDGTLTLRGVAFRSSRSEAFGEAFLRRALERLFARDLAGVREAYLATVRALRRRELPASDVASRIRLTKSPDAYAATRSNRRELAYEALLASGRTTWRVGERVDVYRTQNGGAAVLPQDEAARAALRDYDAEHYARTLRTHFAARLARALTPEDFSTLFAGPDQLSLFAPSAASMRPILSVRGE